Below is a window of Fulvitalea axinellae DNA.
TTTTAAACGGTTGTCGCTATCGTCGAGCCCGTGTGAATGTTGATAAGTCCTTTCACATTCTGTTTTTTCTTGGACTTATCAATATTTGCATGGGCATACGCGGTGGCTTTCGCTTTTGACGCTCCGCTAAAAACATTTTCCGGCTTCAGGTTCTCGATTCCTTGGTGATCCCTGTTGTGGTAGCGTCGCAACCATTTCTCTATCCCCAAATACAACTTTAAACCGTTGTCGGCCGGATTCAGGTAAATATGGTCCCTTTTTAGCGTTCTCCAAAAGCGTTCGATGTAAATGTTGTCCAAGGCTCGGCCTTTGGCGTCCATACTGATGTTTATTCCCTCTTTCTTGAGATAGTTCACGTATTCCCCGCAAGTGAACTGGGAACCTTGGTCACTGTTGAGTATTTCCGGTTTACCGTGAATCTCAACGGCCTCACGCACCACTTTTAAAGACGCCGCGGCCTCAAGCGTATTGCTCAAACCCCAACCCACTATGTACCTGCTGTAGACGTCGATAATCGCCGTCATATACATGAAACCGCTAGCCATGGCTATATAAGTGATGTCTATCGACCAGACCTGGTTTTTCCTGACAACTTTCTTTTCCTTAAGCAGATACGGGTAAACGTATTTTGCCTCTCCGGGCTTGCTCAGATTCTTTTTCGGGTAAATAGGGTAGAGATTCGCTTTGCGCATCAAGCGCCTAACCCTTTCATAGGAAGGGTTGAATCCTTGGTCACGCAAGGCTGATCTCATGCGCAAAACTCCCGCCGTGGGTTCGTCGATCATGTGCCGGTCCATAAGGCGCATCAACTCCAAGTTTTCCGCGTTTTCCCCCTTTGGGCTGTAGTAGTATGACGAACGGTAAAGCTCCAGACAGTCGCACTGACGGCGAATGCTCAGCTTATCCCCGGGGTCGACAAGGAGACGCAAATCTATAGACGCCCCAACTTCTTTAAGCTTTTTTTTAGGAAGTCGTTTTCCATCTCAAGCTTTCCTATTTTACTGTACAGTTGGTCTGTCGCCTTCTCCGTTTTCTCGTGTTCTTTTCTATCTTTGCCACCCTCAAAAACGCTGGACGAGCGCTGCAGAAACTCATTTTTCCATTGTGAAATCTGGGTGGCGTGAAGATCGTACCGTCTGCAGAGTTCTTGGGTGGTTTCTCTTTCCTTCAGTGCTTCGATCGCTACTTCCGCCTTGAATTTGGCGCTGAATTTTCTGCGTGTCGTTCTCGTTTTCATGCCCATAATTTAGTGATTTTTAAACTAA
It encodes the following:
- a CDS encoding IS3 family transposase; the encoded protein is MRLLVDPGDKLSIRRQCDCLELYRSSYYYSPKGENAENLELMRLMDRHMIDEPTAGVLRMRSALRDQGFNPSYERVRRLMRKANLYPIYPKKNLSKPGEAKYVYPYLLKEKKVVRKNQVWSIDITYIAMASGFMYMTAIIDVYSRYIVGWGLSNTLEAAASLKVVREAVEIHGKPEILNSDQGSQFTCGEYVNYLKKEGINISMDAKGRALDNIYIERFWRTLKRDHIYLNPADNGLKLYLGIEKWLRRYHNRDHQGIENLKPENVFSGASKAKATAYAHANIDKSKKKQNVKGLINIHTGSTIATTV
- a CDS encoding transposase codes for the protein MKTRTTRRKFSAKFKAEVAIEALKERETTQELCRRYDLHATQISQWKNEFLQRSSSVFEGGKDRKEHEKTEKATDQLYSKIGKLEMENDFLKKSLKKLGRL